Part of the Pelagibaculum spongiae genome, TGTTCAAAGACCTTCTTACCCAGTTCTCCTGGTAGAGGAGGGCGAGCTAATCCTTCCAGCTCTTTACCAAGACGCGCGCATTGAACCATTCGAGTCATAAGCCTAATACCTTGAAAAAATCTCTCGGCAACACTTATACCAGAGCGCTGGAGGAAATTCAGCCATAACAATGATCAGGATTAAGCTGTTGCGCCAACGGCCCACTCAGTAGCGTTGGCGAACAGCCTGAGTGATCTACTGAAAAATCGGCGACTGCAGCGCCTCAATTAGCTTGCGAACTGGAGTCGGTAAGCCAGCTTGAAGCACTTTGTCGGCAGCGAGCCAATACCAATGATCTTCTGCGACAAAGTTTGCATTGGCTTTTACTTCTATTTGCACCGGAGTAATCGTCAGATCAAAGTGAGTGAACTTGTGCAGCATCGGTTGCCAAGCCAAGGGTTCACTGGAGCATTGCAGCTGCAGCTGTTTGGTAAATTCTGCCAGTGATTGTTGGTTGTCGATTTGCGGTAGACACATTAAACCGCCCCAAATACCACTGGGTGGGCGTTTTTCTAATAAAATTTTCCCTTGAGGATTTACCAAAATCAGCATGTGGCAGCTTTTGGCCGGTTTGGCTTTTTTAGGCTTAGGCGTAGGTAATTGGCTTTGTAAGTCTTCAGCCTTTGCCTGACAACTTTCTGCAATGGGGCACTCTGTACATTTCGGCTTACTACGCGTGCAGACCATGGCCCCAAGATCCATCATTGCTTGAGTGTAATCAGCGGCACAATGGCTTGGCGTTAACTGCTCTGCGTGTTGCCATAGGACTTTTTGCACCTTTGCCGATCCGGTCCAGCCTTCGACTGCGAAGTAACGGGCCAGCACCCGTTTGACATTGCCATCAAGAATGGCGGCGGGGCGGTTAAATGCCTGGCTGACAATCGCATTGGCAGTCGAGCGGCCGATGCCGGGCAGTTGTTCTAATAATTCGGCAATATCAGGGAGTGCACCCTGATATTGGCTAGCGACTTGCTGTGCGCATTTATGCAGATTTCTAGCGCGAGCGTAATAGCCCAAGCCACTCCACAACGCTAACACCTGATCAATATCGCTGTTGGCTAAATCCGCCAGCGTAGGAAAGCGAGCGATGAACTTTTCAAAGTAAGGGATCACGGTAGCGACTTGCGTCTGTTGCAGCATAATTTCTGAAAGCCAGACGTGATAACCGGTTCTTGGTTCATGCCAAGGCAGATCTTTCCGGCCGTGTTGCTGATACCAGCTTAATACTTGATCGGCGAATAATGGGGCAGGTACGCTCACGACGATTTACTCTTTTTAATATAGGGAATATCAGGCAATTAAGACTGCCTGATATTTAAATGCTGATAGTTGATAAATAGTGGCTAGGTGCTGAGGTATTACTTAGCAGTTTATTTTTTTAGTGCTTTTTAAACCAGCGGCCAATTTCTTTACTCAATTTATTTTTCGCTTTTTCCAATGCTAAATTGCCGAGCGCTTTATTGAGGGTTTTCTGATCTAACGCTACCGCTAATGCATCCGGTTTTCCGGAAACAGTAATCGGTAATGGGATTTTTGATAAATTACTGCCTGGGTCACAAGCGGCATCGCTACTGCGATTGAGTTGTGCTTGTAACTGCAGGTTAATCATCGGTTGAAGGAGATCAAATCCTCCTTTTCCAGACAATTCAACGCCAGGAATGCCAAATTGCATTTGCTGGGTGTGAGCTTGGCCATCGGCCAATGCCAGTTGTAGCTGTAATTGTTTGAAATCAGTTTGCTGGCTGTTCTGTACATCGAGTGGTTTTTTACGTACCGCAGCAATGCCCTTACATAATTGATACTGTAAATCGATACCGTTTAAGATGCCTTGTTCCATCGATAAAGCCGCGTTTCCGATAGCAGAAGCGAGTAATGCCTGATCGGTAGTGCCCTTAGCATTTATCTTGGCAGATAAATCAATTTCTCCGTTTAAATGAAAACGGTTTTCCAGACTATTTTTCTGCTGTGTATTATTGGTTTTTTCTGTTGAGCTCGCTTGCAGGTCTTTTAATAGCGCGCCAATAGCAACTTGTTTTAATTGTGCATCGAGCGCTAATTGCAACGGCTGTTGCTGGTTATTAATTTTACTGGTGAGTAATAGTTGCCCTTGATAAAAATCTGCAGAAAAAGGAGCAATTTTCCATATGTCGTTCTGATGGCTGAAATCCAGTGAAAGATTGTCAACGGTAATGCCATTGGCGATCAACTTTCCCAGTTCAACATGACCGGTTAGCTGAATCGGCAGTTTGGGCAATTGAATCGGCGTGGCTTTTTCAGTATCAGCTGACGGTTGTTCGATTGATGGTGTGGATGATTTTTGCGACACCGCTTCTAGCTGCTCCTTTTGCGAGCGGGAATCAGTCGGTGAATTGGCCAGCAGCAACTGATCCATTGTCAGCGATAACTGCAGGTTTGGTTGGTCAAAACCTTTGAGTTGGATGGTGCCTGAAAATTTACTTGGGCTGTCAGGTGCTGCTTGAAAGTCCAGCTGCCCGTTTAGGTTCGTGCTTTGAATATTCTGCTGGGCAAGATCCATTTTCCAGCTTTGATTTAAGCTGAGTTTTAGATCTGGTGTTGTCGCTTCAATAAAAGCGACAACTTCAAATGGTTGCTGAAGTGAAACTTGTTCAGCAGCCAGTTCCGGTATTTTTAATGCTAAGGCAATCGGTTGATCCATCGCTTCATACCAATTGATTTCAATATTTCGCATTTGAAATTGTTGCAGTAGCCACTGTTGGCTCCAGTCATTGGCGTTATTGCTGTCATTGCTAATATCGTCTGTTGATGAAGCAACGGTTGGTTGCTCAGCGGTCGATGACTCTTGTGTCGGTGTGGCGTGAATGTGCCAATTTAACTGGCCATCGGGCTGCGGATAAAAATTAAGTTTGGCCCCTTCGATCGTCAGCTGTTCGACTTGAAGCTGACCAGAGAATAAAGGACCAATCGCAACTTTGAGCAATAGCTTATCTAACGTTCCCATATCCACAGTGGATGGGTGTTTTGGATCGCTTATTTGCAGTTTTTCTATTTGCAGCCCAAGGCTAGGCAAAAAGTTTGGACGGATATTCCCTTGAATATCTAACTGCAAGCCGGTTGCTTTTAGTACTTGATCAGCAATGGTTTGCTTGTGCTGGTTCAAATCCAGCATCGACAAAGCAATGATCCCAGCTAAAAGGGTTAGTGCAATCAGAGAAAATAGAGTCAGCAATGTTTTACGAAGCATCTTGTTATGGTCTTTCCCGGAAAAAGGGTTGTTTAAAAAGCCAGTGTTGAAGCGGGTTCAGTGTACCAGCGAGTGATCTCTGATCACCAGTCGTCAATAGGTGTTTAATCTGTCTTCTGAAAAGAATGCCAGATAACCTATTGATAAATATGTGAATTGGTTCCGGTTGATTTAATTATCAACTGCCACACTAGCTTCAAGAAATGATTCAGTGTTGAGAACCGAAGGTAATAATGCCCTGCTTAATGGCTTGGCTGATTTCTGGGTGAATAGCCTACGCTGATACTGGCACATATTCTGAAGCGGTGATGAGAATGAAACGAGCTGAATTTAAAGCCAAGTTGACGGATCTTTTGACCCAGTCAGTAGACGGTTTAGGTAAGCGTGACAAGTTAGAGTATGTACGAGATATCTTATCGTGTGGTGAAACAGGTGGTCATCGTTTATTGCAAGCTCGTGATGAGGTTGTTGAAGGTGCCCGAGTGAAGCATGCGGAATTTTCGATGCAAGATGTTTCTAGAGCACACCCAGATTTATCTTTAGAGGCTGTAGAACCAACGGAAACTAAAGTATCCAACCAGCCAGAACTAGAAGGGCAGGAAATCTCTAAAAAGACAGAGCTTAATTTTTCATCAGATAGTCTGAGTCTGGCGCCTTTGCCAGATAATCCAAACTGGGATGGTTTAGAACGCCGTAAACATTCCGACCGTAGAGATAATACCGACCGTAGAACGCGAGTGCGTTTTGCCAGTGGTAAGCTGAGTGATCGAAGAGCTTACCGAGAACGTCGTCAGAATTGGCCTCCGGCGGATTAATATGGCGCTGTAAAATATTTGAAATGAATAAATCCGGTGATTCAATCATCGGATTTTTTTTGCTC contains:
- the mutY gene encoding A/G-specific adenine glycosylase encodes the protein MSVPAPLFADQVLSWYQQHGRKDLPWHEPRTGYHVWLSEIMLQQTQVATVIPYFEKFIARFPTLADLANSDIDQVLALWSGLGYYARARNLHKCAQQVASQYQGALPDIAELLEQLPGIGRSTANAIVSQAFNRPAAILDGNVKRVLARYFAVEGWTGSAKVQKVLWQHAEQLTPSHCAADYTQAMMDLGAMVCTRSKPKCTECPIAESCQAKAEDLQSQLPTPKPKKAKPAKSCHMLILVNPQGKILLEKRPPSGIWGGLMCLPQIDNQQSLAEFTKQLQLQCSSEPLAWQPMLHKFTHFDLTITPVQIEVKANANFVAEDHWYWLAADKVLQAGLPTPVRKLIEALQSPIFQ
- a CDS encoding AsmA family protein yields the protein MLRKTLLTLFSLIALTLLAGIIALSMLDLNQHKQTIADQVLKATGLQLDIQGNIRPNFLPSLGLQIEKLQISDPKHPSTVDMGTLDKLLLKVAIGPLFSGQLQVEQLTIEGAKLNFYPQPDGQLNWHIHATPTQESSTAEQPTVASSTDDISNDSNNANDWSQQWLLQQFQMRNIEINWYEAMDQPIALALKIPELAAEQVSLQQPFEVVAFIEATTPDLKLSLNQSWKMDLAQQNIQSTNLNGQLDFQAAPDSPSKFSGTIQLKGFDQPNLQLSLTMDQLLLANSPTDSRSQKEQLEAVSQKSSTPSIEQPSADTEKATPIQLPKLPIQLTGHVELGKLIANGITVDNLSLDFSHQNDIWKIAPFSADFYQGQLLLTSKINNQQQPLQLALDAQLKQVAIGALLKDLQASSTEKTNNTQQKNSLENRFHLNGEIDLSAKINAKGTTDQALLASAIGNAALSMEQGILNGIDLQYQLCKGIAAVRKKPLDVQNSQQTDFKQLQLQLALADGQAHTQQMQFGIPGVELSGKGGFDLLQPMINLQLQAQLNRSSDAACDPGSNLSKIPLPITVSGKPDALAVALDQKTLNKALGNLALEKAKNKLSKEIGRWFKKH